In Amycolatopsis sp. EV170708-02-1, the following are encoded in one genomic region:
- a CDS encoding gluconokinase produces MTVIVVMGVSGSGKTTVGTALAERLGIDYAEADTFHPKANIDKMSSGHPLNDEDRQPWLEAIATWISDHQCSGGVVTSSALKYRYRDILRGGGKVWFLHLHGDRDLLADRMKTRSGHFMPVSLLDSQLADLEPLRPDEHGLVADIAKKPEEIVETALSVFKDR; encoded by the coding sequence ATGACCGTCATCGTGGTGATGGGCGTTTCCGGCTCGGGCAAGACGACCGTGGGAACGGCACTCGCCGAACGCCTCGGCATCGACTACGCCGAAGCGGACACGTTCCATCCGAAGGCGAACATCGACAAGATGAGCTCCGGCCACCCGCTGAACGACGAAGACCGGCAACCCTGGCTCGAAGCCATCGCCACCTGGATCTCCGACCATCAGTGCTCCGGCGGCGTCGTGACGTCTTCCGCGCTCAAGTATCGCTACCGCGACATCCTGCGTGGCGGCGGGAAAGTCTGGTTCCTGCACCTCCACGGCGACCGCGACCTGCTCGCCGATCGGATGAAGACCCGCTCCGGCCACTTCATGCCGGTGTCCCTTTTGGACTCCCAGCTCGCCGACCTCGAGCCGCTGCGGCCGGACGAGCACGGCCTCGTCGCCGACATCGCGAAGAAGCCGGAAGAGATCGTCGAAACCGCCCTTTCCGTTTTCAAGGACCGCTGA
- a CDS encoding CobD/CbiB family cobalamin biosynthesis protein has translation MQGATVSAARAIGLVLGVAADGAIGDPRSRRPVTAFARAASAVDAKVRSKHPVAGVLWTGGLAGSAVLAGVLAERAGRRSPVVQAATTAVTTWAVLGAAGLAAHGTSLARDLEEGELETARGTLSTLDPRVADDLGVIGLSRASVETLAENTADVVIAPLVWGALAGVPGLLGSRAISLLRGIGRGRPERYRWLVARLDEIVHLVPTRVAAGLTVLAAPVVGGSAGGAWRAWRRDTAAHPSPNAGRVEAAFAGALEIRVGGRTVYPHGVEELPVLGIGRNPDAGHVTRAVELSRVVGWLGAISSVVLAALVGLRRRR, from the coding sequence ATGCAGGGGGCGACGGTGAGCGCGGCGCGCGCGATCGGCTTGGTGTTGGGGGTGGCCGCGGACGGGGCGATCGGGGACCCTCGGTCGCGGCGTCCGGTGACGGCGTTCGCCAGGGCGGCTTCGGCGGTGGACGCGAAGGTCCGGTCGAAACATCCGGTGGCCGGTGTCCTGTGGACCGGCGGCCTCGCGGGCTCCGCCGTGCTGGCGGGGGTGCTCGCCGAGCGGGCGGGACGGCGCAGCCCCGTCGTGCAGGCGGCCACGACCGCGGTGACCACCTGGGCCGTCCTCGGCGCCGCCGGCCTGGCCGCGCACGGCACCTCGCTGGCCAGGGACCTGGAAGAGGGCGAACTCGAGACCGCGCGCGGCACACTGTCCACGCTGGACCCCCGGGTCGCCGACGACCTCGGCGTCATCGGCCTCTCGCGCGCTTCGGTGGAAACCCTCGCCGAGAACACCGCGGACGTCGTCATCGCGCCGCTGGTGTGGGGGGCGCTGGCCGGTGTACCCGGGCTGCTCGGCTCGCGCGCGATCAGCCTGCTGCGCGGCATCGGCCGCGGCCGCCCCGAGCGGTACCGGTGGCTCGTCGCCCGGCTGGATGAAATCGTCCACCTGGTGCCCACCCGGGTCGCGGCCGGGCTGACCGTGCTCGCGGCCCCGGTCGTCGGCGGCTCGGCGGGCGGCGCGTGGCGGGCGTGGCGGCGGGACACCGCCGCGCATCCGAGCCCGAACGCCGGCCGCGTCGAGGCCGCTTTCGCCGGTGCGCTGGAGATCCGCGTCGGCGGGCGGACGGTGTATCCGCACGGGGTCGAGGAACTGCCGGTGCTCGGCATCGGCCGCAACCCGGACGCCGGGCACGTGACGCGGGCCGTGGAGCTCTCGCGGGTGGTCGGGTGGCTGGGCGCGATCAGCTCGGTGGTGCTGGCGGCTCTCGTCGGGCTGCGGCGACGGCGCTGA
- a CDS encoding low molecular weight protein-tyrosine-phosphatase, whose product MLHIVFVCSGNICRSPMAELVFRAKAEEAGLDHLVQVSSAGTGGWHVGEAADKRARAKLAEHGYPTGHVAAEVDRGHLAADLLLAADEGHLSFLRRKVADPAKVRLLREFDPAAPEGAEVPDPYYGEDDGFEDVLGMIERAVPGLLDWVRAHA is encoded by the coding sequence GTGCTGCACATCGTCTTCGTCTGTTCCGGCAACATCTGCCGCTCCCCCATGGCCGAGCTCGTCTTCCGCGCGAAGGCCGAGGAGGCGGGTCTCGATCATCTCGTGCAGGTGTCCAGCGCGGGCACCGGCGGCTGGCACGTGGGCGAGGCCGCGGACAAGCGGGCCCGCGCGAAGCTGGCCGAACACGGTTACCCGACCGGCCACGTCGCGGCCGAGGTCGATCGCGGACATCTGGCCGCCGATCTGCTGCTCGCGGCGGACGAGGGGCACCTGTCGTTTCTCCGGCGCAAGGTGGCGGATCCGGCGAAGGTCCGCTTGCTGCGCGAATTCGATCCGGCCGCGCCCGAGGGCGCCGAGGTCCCGGACCCGTACTACGGCGAGGACGACGGTTTCGAGGACGTCCTCGGCATGATCGAGCGGGCCGTTCCGGGCCTGCTCGACTGGGTGCGCGCACACGCCTGA
- a CDS encoding helix-turn-helix transcriptional regulator, whose protein sequence is MPDDDLVFKALADPTRRFLLDQLFARDGRTLTELESEVDMSRFGVMKHLKLLEEAGLVVTRKEGREKKHFLNPVPIRQIHDRWIDKFTERNVTALLDLKAELENEEPS, encoded by the coding sequence GTGCCCGACGACGACCTGGTATTCAAGGCCCTGGCGGATCCGACCCGCCGGTTCCTGCTCGACCAGCTGTTCGCGCGTGACGGCCGCACGCTGACGGAGCTCGAATCCGAAGTGGACATGAGCCGGTTCGGCGTGATGAAGCATTTGAAACTGCTCGAAGAAGCCGGACTTGTCGTCACGCGCAAGGAGGGCCGGGAGAAGAAGCATTTCCTCAACCCGGTACCGATCCGGCAGATCCACGACAGGTGGATCGACAAGTTCACCGAGCGCAACGTGACCGCGTTGCTCGACCTCAAAGCCGAACTCGAAAACGAGGAGCCCTCATGA
- a CDS encoding FadR/GntR family transcriptional regulator, translating into MGNDRHAEVLDALGSAIANGELPPGSVLRSEELQERFGASRTVAREVVRVLETMCLTSSKRRVGVIVREPREWNHYDPRLLRWQLDGSERKTALRTLTELRSGVEPCAARYAALRATPEEGGRLRALAKRLEETAHRRDLTTFLGHDVAFHDLLLSSSRNPMFAQLSAVVAEVLAGRTGHGLMPEEPQPEAVALHVEVAAAVDAGDPDRAERAMRDIVIQARDEMAVLLDG; encoded by the coding sequence GTGGGCAACGACAGGCATGCCGAAGTGCTCGACGCGCTCGGCTCCGCGATCGCGAACGGGGAGCTCCCGCCGGGCTCCGTGCTGCGCTCGGAGGAGCTCCAAGAGCGGTTCGGCGCGTCCCGCACGGTGGCGCGCGAGGTGGTGCGAGTCCTCGAAACGATGTGCCTGACCAGCAGCAAACGCCGGGTCGGGGTGATCGTCCGCGAGCCGAGAGAGTGGAACCACTACGACCCGAGACTGCTCCGCTGGCAGCTCGACGGCTCCGAGCGGAAGACCGCGCTGCGCACCCTGACCGAACTGCGTTCCGGCGTGGAACCGTGCGCCGCCCGGTACGCCGCGCTGCGGGCGACGCCGGAAGAGGGTGGTCGCCTCCGGGCCCTGGCGAAGCGGCTGGAGGAGACGGCGCACCGGCGGGACCTCACCACCTTCCTCGGGCACGACGTCGCCTTCCACGACCTGCTGCTGTCCTCGTCGCGGAATCCGATGTTCGCGCAGCTTTCGGCGGTCGTCGCCGAGGTGCTCGCCGGGCGCACCGGGCACGGGCTGATGCCGGAGGAGCCGCAGCCCGAGGCCGTCGCCCTGCACGTCGAGGTCGCGGCGGCCGTCGACGCCGGTGACCCTGACCGGGCCGAACGCGCGATGCGGGACATCGTCATCCAGGCGCGTGACGAGATGGCCGTCCTTCTGGACGGATGA
- a CDS encoding SURF1 family protein, translating to MRLKFLLKPGWLALTLVVFTFAVTCFTLLAPWQFSRNTEREHQNAALRESFSGQPRSLEELLPNGAVPDQRTEWHLVAMKGTYLPEGEVVARLRSVQGEAAYEVLTPFRTVEGTVVLVDRGYVRLDDKSRALPFAPPPAGTVDIVTRARHDEKDGKNRDAFADESTGGKLQSYVVDSQVVARAAKLDIRPGYFQLDVNQPGVLGALPLPQTDAGPFFSYALQWIAFGAMALMGWLYFTVRELKPGGALATERPQRRKSVAQMLAEDEHSEVAT from the coding sequence GTGCGGTTGAAGTTCCTGCTGAAGCCCGGGTGGCTGGCGTTGACGTTGGTGGTGTTCACCTTCGCCGTCACTTGCTTCACCCTGCTGGCGCCGTGGCAGTTCTCCCGCAACACCGAACGCGAGCACCAGAACGCGGCGCTGCGGGAGTCGTTCTCCGGGCAGCCGCGCTCGCTGGAGGAGCTGCTCCCCAACGGAGCCGTGCCTGATCAGCGCACCGAATGGCACCTGGTCGCGATGAAGGGCACGTACCTGCCCGAGGGTGAGGTCGTGGCCCGGCTGCGCTCCGTACAGGGCGAAGCGGCCTACGAGGTCCTCACGCCGTTCCGGACCGTCGAGGGCACGGTCGTGCTGGTGGACCGCGGGTACGTCCGGCTCGACGACAAATCGCGCGCGCTCCCCTTCGCCCCGCCTCCCGCCGGAACGGTCGACATCGTCACGCGCGCCCGCCACGACGAGAAAGACGGGAAGAACCGCGACGCCTTCGCCGACGAGTCGACCGGCGGGAAACTGCAGAGCTACGTCGTCGATTCCCAGGTCGTCGCGCGGGCCGCGAAGCTGGACATCCGTCCGGGTTACTTCCAGCTCGATGTGAACCAGCCCGGCGTGTTGGGCGCGCTGCCGCTGCCGCAGACCGACGCCGGACCGTTCTTCTCCTACGCCCTGCAGTGGATCGCGTTCGGCGCGATGGCGCTGATGGGGTGGCTGTACTTCACCGTCCGCGAGCTGAAGCCGGGCGGCGCGCTGGCCACGGAACGGCCGCAGCGGCGCAAGAGCGTCGCGCAGATGCTGGCCGAGGACGAACACTCCGAAGTGGCCACCTGA
- a CDS encoding FMN-binding negative transcriptional regulator, translated as MLIHPWDAAHDDAEWRAWLSTHDFGQLIAGGVGRDLPIVNPVHFVYDGDRTLLLHLARPNPVWPLLEEHPRALLAVIDEHTYIRSDWNTPADPPHGVPTSYYSSVQLECDVRLIDDAAEKAALLDRQLAHFEPGSGRSGVSATEAPDKRLLPGIRGVELTVTGVRAKFKFGGNKQPGDRSRIAAELARRDGPMDARARARLAQRER; from the coding sequence ATGCTGATTCACCCGTGGGACGCCGCCCACGACGACGCCGAATGGCGGGCCTGGCTCTCGACGCACGACTTCGGCCAGCTGATCGCCGGCGGCGTGGGCCGTGACCTGCCGATCGTCAACCCGGTGCACTTCGTCTACGACGGCGACCGGACGCTTCTGCTGCACCTCGCGCGCCCCAACCCCGTCTGGCCGCTGCTGGAGGAGCACCCGCGCGCGCTGCTCGCGGTGATCGACGAGCACACCTACATCCGCTCCGACTGGAACACCCCGGCCGACCCGCCGCACGGCGTGCCCACGTCGTACTACTCGTCCGTCCAACTCGAATGCGACGTCCGGCTGATCGACGACGCCGCGGAGAAGGCCGCGCTCCTGGACCGGCAGCTCGCGCATTTCGAGCCCGGTTCGGGCAGGTCGGGGGTGAGCGCGACCGAGGCGCCGGACAAGCGGCTGCTCCCCGGCATCCGCGGGGTCGAACTGACCGTGACCGGGGTGCGGGCGAAGTTCAAGTTCGGCGGGAACAAGCAGCCGGGCGACCGGTCGCGGATCGCCGCGGAGCTCGCGCGGCGTGACGGGCCGATGGACGCACGGGCGCGGGCCCGGCTGGCGCAGCGGGAGCGGTAG
- a CDS encoding chorismate mutase, translating into MRLRVLCAASLLLLVLPAPASASPGLWELTDLAAQRVQIADKVAAAKFGTPSPIDDPVREQQILDSVAAKAPGLGLDPSAVVRFFRDQIEANKVVQRGLYARWTEHPGTRPPERPDLGTEVRPVIDRLNTGLLTELAETRDARARRSCDARLAVTVRLVDARRGLDRLHSGALSEAVGSACSRS; encoded by the coding sequence ATGCGACTTCGGGTGCTCTGTGCCGCTTCGCTCCTTCTCCTGGTGTTACCCGCGCCGGCTTCGGCGTCTCCGGGGCTCTGGGAACTGACCGATCTGGCCGCTCAGCGCGTGCAGATCGCCGACAAGGTCGCGGCCGCGAAGTTCGGCACGCCGTCGCCGATCGACGATCCGGTGCGCGAACAGCAGATCCTCGATTCGGTGGCCGCGAAGGCGCCCGGCCTCGGTCTCGACCCGTCCGCTGTGGTGCGGTTCTTCCGCGACCAGATCGAGGCGAACAAGGTCGTGCAGCGCGGGCTGTACGCGCGGTGGACCGAGCACCCGGGCACGCGGCCGCCCGAACGACCCGATCTGGGGACCGAGGTGCGGCCGGTGATCGACCGGCTCAACACGGGTCTGCTCACCGAACTCGCGGAGACACGGGACGCGCGGGCACGGCGGTCGTGCGATGCGCGGCTCGCGGTCACGGTGCGGCTGGTCGACGCGCGGCGCGGGCTGGACCGGTTGCACTCGGGGGCGCTTTCGGAGGCTGTCGGGTCGGCCTGTTCCCGCTCCTGA
- a CDS encoding gluconate:H+ symporter, which translates to MTTTLAAAWTGHDTRLIGATVLAIAVIVVLITKAKQHPFLALILGSGVLGLVGGMPVDKLIKSFSSGVGSTVASVGVLIALGAMLGKLLADSGGADQIVDTILRRAGDRALPWAMALVAALIGLPMFFEIGLVMLIPVILLVAKRTGKPLLMLGIPALAGLSALHGLVPPHPGPLAAAGALNANVGLTLAFGLLVAIPTVIIAGPLFGRLAAKMVPDAVAPERLIPESSSSDGRRPGFLATLSTVLLPVVLMMGKALADILLTKENHLRRVLDFIGDPLVALLAAVLLGMLTLGRSAGFTRDKLSSTVADSLPPIAGILLIVGAGGGFKQTLVDAGVGNVITSLATGANLSPLLLGWLVAVAIRLATGSATVATVSAAGIVAPLAATMDPSHSALLVLAIGAGSLFFSHVNDAGFWLVKEYFGLSVGQTLKSWSIMETVISVVAIALILPLGALL; encoded by the coding sequence ATGACCACCACCCTCGCCGCCGCCTGGACCGGACACGACACCCGCCTCATCGGCGCGACGGTGCTCGCCATCGCCGTGATCGTCGTCCTGATCACCAAGGCGAAGCAGCATCCGTTCCTGGCCCTCATCCTCGGCTCCGGCGTGCTCGGGCTCGTCGGCGGCATGCCCGTGGACAAGCTGATCAAGAGCTTCAGTTCCGGCGTCGGCTCCACCGTCGCCTCGGTCGGCGTGCTGATCGCGCTCGGCGCGATGCTCGGCAAGCTGCTCGCCGACTCCGGCGGCGCGGACCAGATCGTCGACACCATCCTGCGCCGCGCGGGCGACCGCGCCCTGCCGTGGGCGATGGCGCTGGTCGCCGCGCTGATCGGGCTGCCGATGTTCTTCGAAATCGGCCTGGTCATGCTGATCCCGGTGATCCTGCTGGTCGCCAAGCGCACCGGGAAACCGTTGCTGATGCTGGGAATCCCCGCGCTCGCCGGGCTTTCGGCGCTGCACGGCCTCGTCCCGCCGCATCCCGGCCCGCTCGCCGCCGCCGGCGCGCTGAACGCGAACGTCGGCCTCACCCTGGCCTTCGGCCTGCTCGTCGCGATCCCGACGGTGATCATCGCCGGACCGCTGTTCGGCAGGCTGGCCGCGAAGATGGTCCCGGACGCCGTCGCGCCGGAGCGGCTCATCCCGGAATCGTCCTCTTCGGACGGACGGCGGCCGGGCTTCCTCGCGACCCTGTCGACGGTGTTGCTCCCGGTCGTGCTGATGATGGGCAAGGCGCTCGCGGACATCCTGCTGACCAAGGAGAACCACCTCCGCCGCGTACTCGACTTCATCGGCGACCCGCTGGTCGCGCTCCTCGCCGCGGTGCTGCTCGGCATGCTCACCCTGGGCAGGTCCGCGGGTTTCACGCGGGACAAGCTGTCGTCCACGGTGGCCGATTCGCTGCCGCCGATCGCCGGCATCCTGCTCATCGTCGGCGCGGGCGGCGGGTTCAAGCAGACCCTCGTCGACGCCGGGGTCGGCAACGTCATCACCAGCCTGGCCACCGGCGCGAACCTGTCGCCGCTGCTGCTCGGCTGGCTGGTCGCGGTCGCGATCCGGCTCGCCACCGGCTCCGCGACGGTCGCCACCGTGTCCGCCGCGGGCATCGTGGCCCCGCTCGCGGCGACCATGGACCCGTCGCACAGCGCGCTGCTGGTGCTGGCGATCGGCGCCGGCTCGCTGTTCTTCTCCCACGTCAACGACGCCGGGTTCTGGCTGGTCAAGGAGTACTTCGGGCTTTCGGTCGGGCAGACCTTGAAGAGCTGGTCGATCATGGAGACGGTGATCTCGGTGGTCGCGATCGCGCTGATCCTGCCGCTGGGTGCCTTGTTGTAG